The Bacteroidota bacterium genome includes a window with the following:
- a CDS encoding glycosyltransferase family 4 protein: MKILFTSALDASFIREDLMLLERHFEVDHLFTSGFLGALKIPLRAASCTVTFTWFASAYSGVIVLFSRLFGKKAVVVIGGADVADYPEIDYGIWRSKWKAQFVRYAIRNSDKILAVDPYLHKEAMRLAAYDGRNIEYVPTGYNIEEWLPLGEKETCVLTVAKVESESRARVKGIDCLLSAAGKLPHIRFSIVGVGIHLMEKMRTSAPGNVEFVPFVERKDLLKFYQRAKVYCQPSIVEGLPNSVCEAMLCECVPVGSNVGGIPTAIRDIGFLVPYGDPDALANAIQHALDAPRSVGQAARKYIAETFPLQRREEALVRIVKELSK; this comes from the coding sequence TTGAAAATCCTGTTTACATCGGCCTTGGACGCCTCCTTCATCAGGGAAGACCTGATGCTTTTGGAAAGACATTTTGAGGTCGACCATCTCTTTACTTCCGGTTTTCTTGGCGCGCTAAAAATTCCTCTCCGGGCAGCGTCATGTACTGTCACCTTCACGTGGTTTGCATCAGCATACTCCGGGGTTATTGTACTTTTTAGCCGGCTGTTCGGGAAGAAGGCCGTCGTCGTGATTGGCGGTGCAGACGTTGCCGACTATCCCGAAATCGACTACGGCATTTGGCGTTCGAAGTGGAAAGCACAATTCGTCCGCTATGCAATCCGCAACTCGGACAAGATTCTAGCCGTGGATCCGTACCTGCACAAAGAGGCGATGAGACTTGCGGCATATGATGGAAGAAACATCGAGTACGTACCGACGGGATACAACATAGAAGAATGGCTTCCGTTGGGAGAGAAGGAGACGTGCGTCCTGACCGTGGCAAAAGTCGAAAGTGAATCGCGGGCGAGAGTGAAGGGAATCGATTGCTTGCTTTCGGCGGCGGGCAAATTGCCGCATATCAGGTTTTCAATCGTCGGTGTCGGGATTCATCTGATGGAAAAGATGCGCACGTCAGCTCCTGGTAATGTTGAGTTCGTTCCGTTTGTCGAGAGGAAGGACCTTCTGAAATTCTACCAACGGGCAAAAGTTTATTGCCAACCTTCCATTGTCGAAGGTTTGCCCAACAGTGTCTGCGAAGCGATGTTGTGTGAATGTGTTCCCGTCGGCTCAAATGTCGGGGGCATACCAACGGCAATTCGAGACATCGGATTTCTTGTCCCCTATGGCGATCCTGATGCGTTGGCGAATGCAATTCAGCACGCATTGGATGCCCCGCGAAGTGTCGGTCAGGCTGCGCGCAAGTACATTGCTGAAACATTTCCGTTGCAGAGAAGGGAAGAGGCGCTTGTCCGCATTGTGAAGGAATTGAGCAAGTGA
- a CDS encoding MFS transporter: protein MELWRKNLYVLWATQFVAMVGMNLVVPFLPFYLRQLGVSDETEVVRWSGLVFAGPFVSSFFFTPFWGNMGDKYGRKPMVVRALFGLALSQVLIGFSQNVMQVFLFRILQGAISGFIAASLALVSTSTPKNRVGYAMGMLQSASAGGVVLGPFFGGVLADLIGYREIFFVTAAFCTLGGFAVVYGVEEIRDADTSSRQFSVIENYKLMFSNTQLRLVALCLVVGQISVLMVEPIFALFVESFRKDSAYIATLAGSIFAITGFFSTISAPWWGKRNDRKGYKTGLFIGMSLTGLAYIGHNLVTSLLQLAVLRAILGIGRGGVLPALYSLANLHAPPERKGGIIAIASSMTILGNMLGPVLGGIVAAHTGIREMFLVNSVLALAVAFVIWRYMQSPKEESGEPNKLGNEPAV from the coding sequence ATGGAACTCTGGCGTAAAAACCTCTACGTTCTCTGGGCAACACAATTCGTTGCTATGGTTGGAATGAACCTCGTTGTCCCCTTCCTCCCTTTTTATCTTCGGCAACTCGGCGTATCGGATGAAACAGAAGTTGTTCGCTGGAGCGGACTCGTGTTTGCGGGCCCGTTTGTTTCGTCGTTCTTCTTCACCCCGTTTTGGGGCAACATGGGAGACAAGTACGGCCGAAAGCCGATGGTCGTGCGTGCGTTGTTCGGGCTTGCGCTCTCTCAAGTGTTAATCGGTTTCTCGCAGAATGTGATGCAAGTGTTTCTCTTTCGAATTCTCCAAGGGGCCATCAGCGGGTTCATTGCCGCATCACTTGCACTCGTTTCTACAAGCACGCCGAAGAATCGCGTTGGATACGCCATGGGCATGCTGCAGTCTGCATCTGCGGGCGGGGTTGTGCTTGGCCCGTTCTTTGGCGGCGTGCTTGCGGATTTGATCGGATACAGAGAGATTTTTTTTGTGACGGCGGCGTTCTGCACACTGGGAGGATTTGCCGTGGTTTACGGGGTGGAGGAAATTCGAGACGCAGATACAAGCAGTCGACAATTCTCCGTCATCGAAAATTACAAGCTGATGTTCTCAAATACACAGCTTCGGCTTGTTGCGCTATGCCTTGTCGTCGGACAAATTTCGGTGCTGATGGTTGAGCCGATCTTTGCCCTCTTTGTCGAGAGTTTCAGAAAAGACTCGGCGTATATTGCAACGCTTGCAGGAAGCATCTTCGCCATCACAGGATTCTTCTCAACCATTTCTGCTCCTTGGTGGGGCAAGCGGAATGATCGGAAAGGCTACAAGACGGGATTGTTCATCGGCATGAGTTTGACGGGACTCGCATACATCGGCCACAATCTGGTAACGAGTCTGCTTCAGCTTGCAGTTCTTCGTGCGATTCTCGGGATCGGGCGCGGCGGAGTTTTGCCCGCACTCTACTCACTCGCCAACCTGCATGCACCCCCCGAGCGCAAAGGGGGCATCATCGCCATCGCCAGCAGCATGACGATTCTCGGAAACATGCTCGGGCCTGTTCTCGGCGGAATTGTGGCGGCACACACGGGTATTCGCGAAATGTTCCTGGTTAACAGCGTGTTGGCTCTGGCGGTTGCGTTTGTAATTTGGAGGTATATGCAATCGCCCAAGGAAGAATCGGGCGAACCGAATAAGCTCGGCAACGAACCCGCGGTGTAA
- a CDS encoding oligosaccharide flippase family protein yields MKRPLSNLFSLLAGDVGSRLLGFLITAYLARVLAPSAFGIINIGLAVLGYLMLLGSPGLQLLEARNAAAVSGANEQRVNSILSLRLVLAGSLLVLVTLASFLTISSSEMRESVVLFCVSVIPLSLFLDWFFQGKEQFGLLSVARLAMYLVYGVVVLLNVHSAADIVWVPVGFAAGNLTASVLLFFGYKQFGKLSFVWQPDEWKSILRSSVPVGLAMLLAQSAINLPPIVLGWFASTAEAGLFSAALKIVFVLLMLDRMVNALLLPAVTRHFVSRKDHVPFFLTVVTKVVLIVVLPLTVLGILSAPTITPAVFGKGYADAVPLLRILLGYFFLTLLNSVFVCSLVGAGKEKEYTSALNAGSAILVTGIVAGAIFFGSTGVAVGIVAGELCTVIFMIRQTRRIVNIPLFRVFVSPLIAAVLMVAIAFLFAEQPILVQSGASILVFAAVVILTRGVALKEIQFLRERFV; encoded by the coding sequence GTGAAGAGGCCGTTATCAAATCTGTTTTCTCTTCTTGCCGGGGATGTTGGAAGCCGCTTATTGGGCTTTTTGATTACTGCATATCTTGCGCGCGTGCTCGCCCCTTCGGCATTCGGCATTATCAACATAGGCCTTGCCGTACTTGGGTATCTGATGTTGTTGGGGAGTCCGGGCCTGCAACTGCTTGAAGCGCGCAATGCCGCGGCAGTTTCCGGGGCGAACGAACAGCGCGTCAACTCCATTCTCTCGCTCCGGTTGGTTCTTGCAGGAAGTCTCCTCGTACTCGTAACTCTTGCGTCATTCCTCACAATCTCAAGCAGTGAGATGCGCGAGAGTGTTGTTCTGTTCTGCGTCAGCGTGATTCCGTTGTCTCTTTTTCTCGACTGGTTCTTCCAAGGCAAAGAACAGTTCGGGCTTCTGAGCGTTGCGAGACTTGCAATGTACCTTGTGTACGGCGTTGTAGTTCTGTTGAATGTTCACTCCGCCGCCGACATCGTCTGGGTACCGGTAGGATTTGCGGCGGGAAATCTGACCGCCTCAGTACTTCTCTTTTTCGGATACAAGCAATTCGGAAAATTATCCTTCGTTTGGCAGCCCGATGAATGGAAATCCATTCTGCGTTCCAGTGTGCCCGTCGGGCTCGCGATGTTGCTCGCTCAAAGCGCCATCAATCTGCCGCCGATCGTTCTTGGCTGGTTTGCTTCCACCGCGGAAGCTGGCTTGTTCAGTGCCGCGTTGAAAATCGTATTTGTGTTGTTGATGTTGGATAGAATGGTGAATGCGCTCTTACTTCCGGCCGTTACGCGGCACTTTGTTTCCAGAAAGGATCACGTCCCTTTCTTTTTGACAGTCGTGACAAAAGTAGTCCTCATAGTCGTTCTCCCTCTGACAGTACTGGGAATCCTTTCGGCTCCGACGATCACTCCGGCTGTATTCGGCAAGGGGTATGCGGATGCTGTTCCCCTTCTTCGCATTCTGCTGGGATATTTCTTTCTCACACTTCTCAACTCTGTATTTGTTTGTTCGTTAGTTGGAGCGGGCAAGGAAAAAGAATACACTTCAGCTCTGAATGCCGGTTCTGCCATTCTGGTAACGGGAATAGTTGCGGGCGCTATCTTCTTTGGCTCGACCGGTGTCGCCGTGGGAATTGTTGCGGGTGAACTCTGCACCGTCATTTTCATGATTCGTCAAACAAGAAGGATTGTGAATATTCCCTTGTTTAGGGTGTTTGTCAGCCCCCTCATTGCCGCTGTGCTCATGGTTGCCATCGCTTTTCTTTTTGCAGAGCAACCAATCCTCGTGCAGTCCGGCGCGTCGATTCTTGTTTTTGCCGCAGTTGTTATTCTGACTCGCGGTGTTGCGCTGAAGGAAATTCAATTTCTGCGGGAGAGATTTGTATGA